In Synergistota bacterium, the genomic stretch GGCTTGCGTTTTGCTATAAGAGAAGGTGGCAGAACTGTAGGTGCTGGAGTAGTCACAGAAATACTTGATTAGAATAGGGGAGGGTTGCACCTTGACTCAAAAAGTAAGAATAAAATTAAAAGCTTATGATCATAAGCTTCTAGATAGATCAGTATCACAAATAGTTGAAACAGCAGAAAGAACAGATGCAGAGATTAGTGGCCCTATACCTTTACCTACGGAGATACATAAAATTTGTGTTTTACGATCTCCTCACAAAGATAAGCATTCAAGAGAACAGTTTGAGATACGTATACACAAACGATTAATAGATATAATCAGCCCAACGCCCAAAACCATTGAAGCACTTATGAAGCTTAATCTTCCTTCGGGGGTCGACATAGAAATAAAAACTTAAGGAGGTTGATTAAATTGCCCTTAGGTTTAATAGGCAGAAAGTTAGGTATGTCTCAAATTTTTAAACCTGACGGTAGAATAATTCCTGTTACTATAATAGAAGCAGGACCTTGTGTAGTTGTAACTAAAAGAACTCTAAATAAAGAAGGATACAATGCTATCCAACTTGGTTTTGGATATGTTAAACCTTACAAAGTTAATAAACCTATAAAAGGTATATTTAAAAAGGCTGGTGTAGAGTTAAGAAAATACCTTAGAGAGTTCAAGGTAGACAATATTGAAGATTTCGAAGTAGGGCAAGAGCTTAAAGTAGATATATTTAAGGAAGGAGAAAAGGTAGACATAACTGGAATAAGCAAAGGGAAAGGGTTTGCTGGCCCAATGAAGAGGCACGGTTTTAGCGGAGGTCCTGCAAGCCATGGTTCTGCATTTCACCGTTATGGAAGCTCTTTAGGAGCCCATACAGAACCGGGACACGTCTTCAAGGGTAAAAAAATGGCTGGCCATATGGGAAATACTAAAGTCACTATTCAGAACCTTGAAGTTGTTAAAGTCTATCCTGAGAGAAATCTCCTTCTAGTCAAGGGAAGTGTTCCGGGTAGCAGAAATAGCATTGTACTTATAAAGAAGGCAAAGAAGGGGTGAAGCTTTATGCCAAAAGTTGCTGTCTTAGATGTGGAGACGGGTAAAGTAAAAAGAGAAATAGAGGTTAATCCCAAAGTTTTTGAAGCACCTCTCCATAGACCATCAGTTCACCAAGCTGTAATTGCACATCTTGCTAACTTAAGACAGGGAACTGCTTGTACTAAAACTCGTGGAGAAGTTCGAGGTGGAGGTAGAAAGCCATGGCGTCAAAAAGGAACAGGCAGAGCAAGACATGGTAGTATTCGTTCTCCATTGTGGGTTGGTGGAGGAGTTGTATTTGGACCCAAACCTCGAGATTATGATCAAAAGATTCCTAAAAAAGTGAGAAAGCTAGCTTTAAGAGCTGTTTTAACTTCCAAATTTAAAGAAGGAAATATTATCGTTTTGGATAATATGAAACTCGATGCCCCTCCTAAAACTAAAAAAGTTATTGCTCTTCTTAACAAACTTGGAATAAGAAACCAAAAGTCATTGATAATTACAGATAAAAAAGATGAGATAATTCAAAGAAGTGCTCGTAATTTACCAAATGTTAATGTTCTTTGTGTAAATAATATAAATGTTTATGATCTGTTGCTCTATGATAAACTTATCATGACGGAGGAGACGCTCAAGAGAATTGAGGAGGTGTGCGGTAATGAGTAAAGATCTTCATGATATAATCATACGCCCAATAATAACAGAAAAATCCTTCAAAGCTATGGAAAAAGAAAGAAAATATACTTTTAAAGTTCCTATAGATGTTAACAAGATAGAGATTAAGAAAGCTGTCGAAGAAATATTTAAGGTTAGAGTTAGTAAGGTTAACACAATAAGATTCAGGGGAAAACCGAGAAGATTAGGAATTTATAGGGGAAGAAAACCTGATTGGAAAAAGGCTATAGTCACGCTTGCTCCTGGTTATAAGATTCCTTTCTTTGAAAATATTGGTGTATGAGGGAGGTTTTTAAAATGGGAATAAAAGGATTTAAGCCCATAACGCCAGGAAGGAGGTTTATGACGGTATCAAGTTTTGAAGAAATAACAAAAGAAGAACCAGAAAAGTCTTTACTACTTCCGCTTAAGCAAAAAGCTGGAAGAAATTCCATGGGACGCATTACTGTTCGCCATAGAGGCGGCGGACATAAAAAGATGTACCGTTTGATAGATTTTAAGAGAGACAAGATAGGCATCCCTGCTAAAGTTGTAGCTATAGAATACGATCCTAATAGATCAGCTCGTATAGCTTTACTAAACTATGCAGATGGGGAAAAAAGATATATTTTAGCCCCTGTTGGGCTAGAAGTTGGACAGACGGTAATCTCTGGACCAAATGCAGACATAAAACCAGGTAATGCTCTTCCCTTGAGATACATTCCAGAGGGAACATTAATACATAATATAGAGATCATTAAAGGAAAAGGGGGCCAGTTAGTTAGATCAGCTGGTGCAGCTGCTCAAATAATGGCTAAGGAAGGGGATTACGCCCATATAAGATTACCATCAGGAGAAATAAGACTGATTCGTCTTGATTGCATGGCCACAGTAGGACAGGTCGGAAATGTAGATCACGAAAACATTGTTATAGGAAAGGCTGGAAGGGCTCGCTGGCTTGGTTGGAGACCGTTTGTAAGAGGAATGACTATGAACCCGGTCGATCATCCCATGGGAGGAGGAGAAGGAAGAACAAAAAGTAATAAGCATCCATGTTCTCCATGGGGCGTTCCTGCAAAAGGCTACAAAACAAGGAAGAAGAATCATCCTACAGATAAGTGGATAGTTAAGAGGCGTAAGTGAGGAGGTGTCATTTCGTGGGGAGGTCTCGCAAGAAAGGCCCTTATGTTGATCCTAAGCTTTTGAAGAGGATACTAGAAATGAACCAAAAAGGAGAAAAAAAGGTTATAAAAACTTGGTCAAGAAGATCTACTATCGTACCTGAAATGGTAGGACACACAATTGCGGTTCATAATGGAAGAACACATATTCCGATTTACATCACAGAACAGATGGTTGGACATAAATTAGGAGAATTCGCGCCAACAAGAAAGTTCGGAGGCCATAGCGCCCCAACAGAAAGATCAACTGCTCTTAAGTGAGGTGTTATAAAAATGGAAGCAAAAGCTGTAGCTAAATATGTAAGAATATCACCCAAAAAGGTTAGACAAGTTATAAACCTAATAAGAAACAAACCCATAAATGAGGCTCTTCTAACTTTACGATATCTTCCTAAGAAAGCAGCTAGAATAGTTGAAAAGGTCTTGAAATCTGCCATTGCTAATGCTGAAAATAATTTCAACATGAACTTAGATAAACTTTACGTATATAGAATTTTTGTCGATCAAGGACCTACTATGAAAAGAATAAGACCTCGTGCTATGGGAAGAGCTTATCTTATAAGAAAAAGAACAAGTCATATAACTGTGATTGTGAAGGAGAAGGAGGGATAGTTTGTGGGGCAGAAAGTTCATCCTACAGCTTTTAGGCTTGGGACTATAAAAACATGGGACTCACGCTGGTTTGGAGAGGGAAAAACTTATACAGAACAACTTCACGAAGATATAAAAATAAGGGATTATCTTAAAGGAAGATGGTATCACGCCGGCATATCTAAGATAATTATAGAACGTATCGCTAATATAGTAAGAATTACTGTTTTAACCGCTCGCCCCGGCCTTGTTATAGGAGCTAAAGGTGTTGAAATAGAAGATGCAAGAAAAAAGCTCCGCGAATTAACTGGTGGAAAGAGAATATTTATCAACGTTCAAGAAGTTAAAAAACCGGAAGTAGATGCTCAACTTGTTGCCGAACATATTGCTGCTCAGATAGAAAAGAGAGTTTCTCATAGAAGAGCAATGAAACAAGCTATTATGAGAGCCCTTCGCGCCGGAGCAAAAGGAATAAAGGTAATGTGTAGTGGTAGACTTGGCGGAGCAGAACTCGCTAGAAGAGAGTGGTATTTAGAGGGGAGGTTACCCCTCCAAACTATAAGAGCAGATATAGAATATGGTTTCGCTGAGGCGCTAACTATATATGGAAAAATCGGGGTAAAGGTTTGGATATTTCATGGAGAAGTTTTACCTGGACCTAAAGAGAGGGAGATTTCAACACCCATGGAGGTCGATACTGAATCAGAATAAGGGGGTAAGTATAAGATGTTAATGCCAAAGAGGGTTAAATATAGAAAACAGCAAAGAGGTCGCATGAAAGGACGTGCTAAAGGTGGTACAACCCTTATTTTTGGGGATTATGGCCTGCAAGCCTTAGAACCCGCCTGGATTACAGCACAGCAAATAGAAGCAGCTCGTATCGCTATTACTCGCTCTCTTAAAAAGGGAGGAAGAATGTGGATAAGGGTATTTCCTGACAAACCAGTAACAAGAAAACCCGCAGAAACGAGGATGGGAAAGGGAAAGGGTAACGTAGATCATTGGGTTGCAGTAGTTAAACCGGGTAGAATTCTTTTTGAAATAATTGGTGTTTCCAGAGAAGAGGCTGAAGAAATCCTTAAGCAAGCAGATAGCAAGCTTCCGATCCGTACCAGAATCGTTTCTAGGGAAGGATTGGGAGGTGGAGCCAGATGAAGGCAAAAGAGCTTAGAGATCTCACAATAGATGAGCTTAAAGAGAAATACAAAGAACTCAAAAAAGAGCTTTTTAACCTTAGATTTCAAAAGGCTGTGGGACAATTAGGAAACCCCATGAGAATAAGACAAGTTAAAAGAGATATAGCACGCATAAAGACTATTATAAGAGAAAAGGAACTAGGTATTACTTGGGTCTCAGAGAGAGGGGAGTGAGAGGCTATGGCAAAGGAGTTTATAGGTATCGTCATAAGCGACAAAATGGATAAAACAGTCATAGTTCAAGTAGAAAGAACAATGCTCCATCCTGTATACGGTAAGCCAGTAAAAAAGTGGTCTAAGTTTGTAGCTCATGATCCTGAAAACAAATGTGAATTAGGAGATAAAGTTAAGATAGAACCTTCTAGACCTCTTAGCAAAACTAAAAGATGGAAAGTTGTAGAAATAATAGAAAAGGCCAAGACTGAAAAATTCGTTATGAAAGAGGAGGTGGATTCGCAGCTATGATTTATCAAGAAACTGTTCTTAAGGTTGCTGATAATTCCGGCGCTAAATTAATAAAATGTATAAGAGTGCTAGGCGGTAGCGAAAGGTTTTGGGGAAAGGTCGGCGATGTTATAGTGGCATCTGTTAAAGAAGCAATACCTAATTCTGGAATAGAAAAAGGAGACGTTGTAAAAGCCGTCATAGTTAGAACTAAAAAAGAGATAAGAAGAAAAGATGGAACTTATGTAAGATTTGATGATAATGCTGCAGTTTTGATAAATGACGCTGGTGAACCAAGAGGTACACGCATTTTCGGACCAGTAGCAAGAGAACTTAGAGATAAGAATTTTATGAAAATAATATCCTTAGCTCCAGAAGTAGTTTAAGGAGGTTAAAATTAAAATGCATGTCAAAAAAGGTGATAAAGTAATAGTTCTCTCAGGCAAGGATAAAGGAAAAGAAGGAAAAGTCCTAAAGGTTTTTCCAGACAAAAATAAAGTTTTGGTTGAACAAATAAATGTAGTTAGAAAACACTCTCGCCCAACCCAAAAAACACCACAAGGAGGCATAATTCCACAAGAAGCACCTATTTATGCCTGTAAAGTTGCAGTTATTTGTCCTGCATGTGGTAAACCAACAAGAATCGGACATGCTTTCTTAGAAGACGGAAGAAAAGTTAGAATATGTAAGAAATGTGAAGAGGTAATAGACAGCATTTAAGGAGGGTAGGTATAAAAATGATTCCTCGCTTAAAAGAAAAATACAAAAATGAGGTAATTCCTAAAATGATGGAAAGATTCGGATATAAAAACGTGATGGAAGTTCCTCGTATAGAAAAGATAGTTATTAATGTCGGTGTTGGAGAGGCTAAGGATGATACAAGATACTTAGATTCTACAATAGAAGAACTAGCCATGATTAGCGGCCAAAGACCTGTAATTGCAAGAGCTAAAAAGTCTATTGCGGGGTTTAAGCTTCGTGAAGGATCACCTATAGGATGTTTTGTTACTCTTAGAGGGAATAGAGCTTACGATTTTTTGGACAGGTTGATAAACATAGCTTTACCGAGAATAAAGGACTTTAGAGGACTCTCTCCACGGTCTTTTGATGGAAGAGGAAATTACACAATAGGTGTAAGAGAACAACTAATATTTCCCGAAGTTGATTATGATAAAGTTATGAAAGTAAGAGGAATGAGTATCACTATAGTCACCACTGCTGAAAACGACGATGAAGCGAGAGCTCTTTTAGAGTTCTTAGGAATGCCCTTTAGACGGAGGTGATAAAGGTTGGCAAGAAAAGCCTCAATGGAAAAGGCGAAAAGAGAACCTAAGTTCAGGGTTAGGAAACATAATAGATGTCCATTATGTGGTAGACCTCGTGCCTTCTTAAGAAAATTCAACATGTGTCGTTTATGTTTTAGAAAACTTGCCCGCGAGGGCAAAATTCCTGGCGTTATAAAGTCAAGCTGGTGAGGAGGGAAAAGGAAAATGTTCGTAACTGATCCAATAGGAGATATGCTCACGCGGATAAGAAATGCTAACATCGTTTATCACGAAAGTGTTGACATCCCTCTTTCTAAAATAAAATTGGAAATAGCAAAGATCCTAAAAAGAGAGGGCTTTATCAAGGGATTCAAGCTAGTTAAGGAGGACAAAATACCTATGATAAGGATTTTCTTAAAATACGGTCCTAATAAAGAAAAGGTCATCGCTGGCCTTAAAAGAGTAAGCAAACCTGGTCGAAGAGTCTATGTAGGAAAAGATAACCTTCCAAAAGTTATGGGAGGGCTTGGGATAGCAATTCTATCCACTTCAAATGGAATAATGACTGATAAGGAAGCTCGAGAAAAGGGTATCGGCGGAGAAGTTCTCTGCTATGTATGGTAATGGAGGTGAATCGCTTTGTCTCGTATAGGGAAAAAACCTATAGAGATCCCAGCAGGTATTAATATAGAAATAAAAGATAAGCTTGTTAAAGTTTCAGGCCCTAAGGGAGTATTAATGACCGAAGTTCATCCTGATATAGAAGTTAAATTAGAAGGAAAACAACTGAAAGTTATTAATTCCTTTGATGATAAATTTCACAAAGCAATACATGGAACTACAAGGGCATTACTAACCAATATGATTGAAGGAGTATTAAAAGGATTTGAAGTAGAACTTGAAATTGTCGGGGTAGGGTATAGAGCAAGAATGGAAGGTAAAAAGCTCATTCTATCCCTAGGTTACTCTCATCCCATAGAATACGAACCCCCACCTGGAATAACCATAGAAGTCCCTGACCAACAAAGGATAATAGTTAAGGGAATAGATAAAAGACTTGTGGGACAGGTAGCAGCTATAATAAGGTCTTTTAGAGAACCGGATTCCTATAAAGGTAAGGGAATACGCTATAAAGGTGAAGAAGTAAGACTTAAGCCCGGAAAAGCTGCTAAAACAGCATAAAGAAAGGAGTGTGATTTTATCTTGATTAAAGTTCCCTCGCGCCAAGAAATGAGAAAAATCAGACATAAAAGACTTAGAAAAAAGATAAGAGGAACTTCAGAAAGACCTAGATTATCTGTTTTTAAAAGTTTAAATCATATATATGCTCAATTAATAGACGATGATACAGGACACACTATAATTGCTGTTTCGACTCTCTCTCCTGAGTTAAAGGGCAAGTACAAACATGGAGGCAATATTGAAGCTGCAAAGCTTGTAGGACAATTAATAGCTCGCAAAGCCCTTGAAAAGAATATTAAGAGCGTCGTTTTTGACCGTGGTGGTCATAAGTATCATGGCGCTATAAAAGCACTCGCTGATGCCGCAAGGGCTGAAGGATTAGAGTTTTAAAAGGAGGAGTGTTGAAAATCATGGCTGAAAAAAGAAAACGTATAGATGTTTCTGGTCTTAACTTAAAAGAAAGAGTAGTCAATATAAACAGGGTATGCAAAGTTGTTAAGGGAGGTAAAAGATACAAATTTAGTGCACTCGTAGTAGTGGGAGATGAAGAAAAACATGTAGGAGTGGGAATGGGAAAGGCCAAGGAAGTTCCTGAAGCCATAAGAAAGGGTATCGAAAATGCTAAAAAGAATATGATAGAAGTCAAAAAGGTAGGAACAACTATACCTCATGCTGTTATAGGTGAATTTGGAGCAGCTAAAGTCTTTCTGCGTCCAGCTGCACCTGGAACCGGCGTAATAGCAGGAGGAGCTGTACGTGCAATACTAGAACTTGGAGGGATAAAAGACATACTAACGAAATCAATAGGAAGAACCACCAATCCTATAAACGTAGCTAGAGCTACTATAGAAGCCTTATTACAGCTTAAAACAACAGAAGATATAGAGAGGTTAAGAGGGGGAGTGGCTAAGCAATGAAAACATTAAAAATTAAGTGGGTTAAAAGTTTTGTAGGTTACTCTCAAGATCAGAGAGATACAATAAGAGCGTTAGGCTTTCGAAAGCTTAATCAAGTTATAGAAAAACCTGACATACCTCAAATAAGAGGCATGATCAAAAAAGTCCATCATCTTATTGAAATTGAGGAGGGATAGAAGGTGTTTAAGTTAAATACTCTTTATCCACCAAAAGGAGCAAATAAAAAACCTAAAAGAGTAGGAATTGGAATCGGTTCCGGTCATGGGAAAACTTCATGCAAAGGACATAAAGGACAAAAGGCAAGATCTGGTGGAGGAGTTAGACTTGGTTTCGAAGGGGGACAGACACCTCTTGCTCTTAGAATACCCAAAAGGGGCTTTAATAATGGTCCTTTCAAAAAAGAATATGCTATTATTAACGTTGAAGATCTTAACATATTCGATAATAATCAAGTGGTTACTCCAGAACTTTTACTTGAAAAAGGACTAATTTCCGATATTTTTGATGGTGTTAAAATTCTTGGCAATGGAGAATTGAGGAAAACCCTTTTAGTTAAAGCACACGCATTTAGTAAATCCGCCATAGAAAAGATAGAAAAATCTGGAGGAAAGGCTGAGGTGATATAGTTGTTTGAAGCTATAAGAAACCTCTTTAGGCTTCCAGATCTAAAGTCAAGGATAATTTTTACACTAGCAATCCTATTCATTTATAGACTTGGGGCACACATTCCTACACCGGGGATAGATACAACCGCATTGATGAATCTTTTCTCTAAGGGTGGAATTCTAGGTTTCGTCGATCTATTTGCAGGGGGAGCTCTAAGAAGATTCTCTATTTTTGCATTAGGTGTTGCTCCTTACATAAACTCTGCTATAATAATGCAACTCTTAACAGTAGTGATCCCATATTTAGAAAAGCTTTCTAAAGAAGGAGAAGAAGGGAGGAAAAAAATAACTCAGTATACAAGATATGGAACTGTAATTTTTGCAGCTTTGCAAGCCTTTGGTTTAACCTACTGGCTACAACATTTGGGGGTTTTATACGATACGGGATGGATAGCAAGAGTAACCATAGTTGCTACTGTAACAACAGGCAGTGTGTTTCTAATGTGGTTAGGAGAACAAATTTCAGATAATGGTATAGGAAATGGAATATCTATTATAATCTTTGCTGGAATAGTAGCTCAAATTCCTGAGGGGTTAGCTCAAACTCTCTCTTTAGTAAGCATTGGGGAAATAAGCTTTATAAACTTGATCCTATTTGCTATAATAGCTGTCCTCGTAATTGCCGGGGTTATAGTAGTTCAAGAAGGGCAAAGAAGACTTCCGATTCAGTACGCTAAAAGAATAGTAGGTAGACAAATATATGGCGGCCAAACCACATTCTTACCTTTAAGAGTTAACATGGGTGGCGTTATCCCTATAATTTTTGCATCATCTATACTAATTTTTCCAAATACAATAGCTCAATTTTTACCAGAAAGTTTCCAAGGAATTTTTTCCATATTTAGACCAGGACATCCAATATACATGATTTCTTACGCCTTACTTATAATATTTTTTACATATTTCTATACGGCTGTTATATTTAACCCTGCAGACGTAGCTGAAAACCTCAAAAAGTATGGTGGTTTCATCCCAGGAATAAGACCAGGTAAACCTACCGCTGACTATATAGAAAAAATTCTAGCAAGGGTAACCCTTGGTGGAGCGATATTTTTAACAGGAATAGCTTTACTTCCAGTTATATTAACCAGGTTAGTAAATATAACTACTTTCTACTTTGGAGGAACAGCTTTACTTATAGTCGTCGGAGTTGCTCTTGAGACAGTCCATCAAATTGAGGCTTATCTTATAATGAGACATTATGAAGGCTTTATTAAGCGAACGGGTGGAAAAGAACTCTTTAGATTCTGAACTTACCTTACATTAGGAGGGATAACTTTGAATTTAGTGCTTTTAGGACCGCCAGGAGCAGGGAAAGGAACTTTGGCTTTTATGTTGATGAGGGACTATAATCTTCTTCATATATCTACTGGTGACATGTTAAGAGAAGCAGTTTCTAAAGGTACGGAATTAGGGAAAAAAGCAAACGAATACATGAGAAAAGGTCTACTTGTTCCAGACGAAATAATAATAGAAATGATAAAAGAAAAACTCCTAGAAACTCATAAAAACGGACTCATATTTGATGGTTTTCCAAGAACCATAAATCAAGCAAAGGCTTTAGACATTCTTCTTGAAGAAATAAATGAGAAACTTAAAGCTGTAATCTTATTAAAAATATCAAAAAAAGTAATTCTTGAAAGATTGACTAATAGAAGAGTGTGTTCTAAATGTGGGGCTCTTTATCACTTAAAACACTCTCCTCCAAAACTTGAAAATAAATGTGACATATGTGGTGGAGAACTTTACCAGAGAGAAGATGACAAAGAAGAGACTATCTTAAGGAGAATAAGCGTTTATAAGGATCAAACTGAACCTTTGATAGAATACTATAAAGAAAAAGGGCTTTTGATTGAAATAGATGCAGAACCTCACTTAGAGAAAGTATATGCTGAACTAAAGAGGTGCTTAGAAATTGGTAATTAGTTCCAATAAGGAATTAAATCTTATCTCAGTAGCATGTAGAATAGTAGCCGAAACGCTTATCAGATTAAGCGAATACATAAAGCCAGGTGTAAGCACCCTATACCTTGATAGAGTGGCAGAAAGGTATATCTTAAGCAGAGGGGGATTTCCTGCCTTTAAAGGCTATAAAGGTTATCCAGCCACATTATGCATTTCCATTAATAAAGAAGTAGTACATGGCATACCATCTCATTCTAAAATATTAAAAGAAGGAGATATTGTAAGTATAGATGTCGGAGTCAAATACAAAGGTTACTACGGAG encodes the following:
- the secY gene encoding preprotein translocase subunit SecY, with the protein product MFEAIRNLFRLPDLKSRIIFTLAILFIYRLGAHIPTPGIDTTALMNLFSKGGILGFVDLFAGGALRRFSIFALGVAPYINSAIIMQLLTVVIPYLEKLSKEGEEGRKKITQYTRYGTVIFAALQAFGLTYWLQHLGVLYDTGWIARVTIVATVTTGSVFLMWLGEQISDNGIGNGISIIIFAGIVAQIPEGLAQTLSLVSIGEISFINLILFAIIAVLVIAGVIVVQEGQRRLPIQYAKRIVGRQIYGGQTTFLPLRVNMGGVIPIIFASSILIFPNTIAQFLPESFQGIFSIFRPGHPIYMISYALLIIFFTYFYTAVIFNPADVAENLKKYGGFIPGIRPGKPTADYIEKILARVTLGGAIFLTGIALLPVILTRLVNITTFYFGGTALLIVVGVALETVHQIEAYLIMRHYEGFIKRTGGKELFRF
- a CDS encoding adenylate kinase, with the translated sequence MNLVLLGPPGAGKGTLAFMLMRDYNLLHISTGDMLREAVSKGTELGKKANEYMRKGLLVPDEIIIEMIKEKLLETHKNGLIFDGFPRTINQAKALDILLEEINEKLKAVILLKISKKVILERLTNRRVCSKCGALYHLKHSPPKLENKCDICGGELYQREDDKEETILRRISVYKDQTEPLIEYYKEKGLLIEIDAEPHLEKVYAELKRCLEIGN